The genomic DNA AGTGGGAACTGCTCGAAAACAGTATCCAGCGCCGATGCCACATTTTTGTATGACGCGTCGATAACCAGCACTTTAGACACGCGCGCTCCTTTGAACAGCGATCCCATCCTTGTTGTATTATATCCAGTGCAGGAGTTTGGTTTAAGGTTTTTTTGGAGACGTGCTTGAGATGAAAAATGTACTGCTTCTCAACGCTACGTTTGAACCGCTCTGCGCGATAAGCGCGAGAAGGGCGGTGGTGTTGCTTTTCAAGGGCAAGGCGGAGGCGCTGGAGCAGGATGGCGTGGCGATGCGCTCGGAGAAGCTCGCGATAGCGATACCGTCAGTCATGCGACTCAAGTATTTTGTGAAGGTGCCGTATTACGGGCGGGCGAACCTTTCCAGCCGGGCCATATTCGCGAGGGATGGATGGAAGTGCCAGTACTGCGGCGGGCACGCCGAGACGGTGGATCACCTGGCGCCGCGCAGCAGGGGCGGAGAGCATTCGTGGGAGAACGTCGTCGCGGCTTGCAGGAGGTGTAACGGAAAGAAGCGGGACAAGCTCCCCGGCGAGGTCGGTCTCAAGCTGGCAAGGAAGCCCGGGGCGCCACGGGGGCCGGTTGCCGTAAGCCTGACGCTGGGGACGATTTTACCGGAGTGGGAGCGGTATCTCGAGTATTGCAGATTGCGTTCTGATTGAAGCTATGTCTGACGTCG from Candidatus Anoxymicrobium japonicum includes the following:
- a CDS encoding HNH endonuclease; this translates as MLEMKNVLLLNATFEPLCAISARRAVVLLFKGKAEALEQDGVAMRSEKLAIAIPSVMRLKYFVKVPYYGRANLSSRAIFARDGWKCQYCGGHAETVDHLAPRSRGGEHSWENVVAACRRCNGKKRDKLPGEVGLKLARKPGAPRGPVAVSLTLGTILPEWERYLEYCRLRSD